TGACCGTAACGGGGGAAATGGCCGGAGGGCGACCGATTTTTCCCCGGAGGACTCAGCCGGAATTGTCAGCGATTGTCGTCGGGCAGCACCTTCGGAAGGGTTTCCAGGACGCTCCCGAGGTGGGCGCGCGCGGCCCGTTCGGCTCCGGCCGTGTCGCGCGCGGCGATGGCCTCGATGATCGCGAGGTGCTCGGGCAGGGACGTCTGCGGGCGGCCCGGGTGCATGGCGAGCCTGAACTGGTGCCGGACGTTCTGCGCGCGGAGCCGTTCGAGGACGTCCGCGGCCGTCCCCTGCCCGCTGATCTCGCGGACGCGCCCGTGCAGCCGCTGGTTCAGCCCCGAGTAGCCGAAGACGTCGCCGGACGCGACGGCGGCCCGCATGTCCTCGCCGATGCTCCGCAGGTCGGCGATATCGGCGTCGGTGGCGCGCTCGGCGGCCTTGGCGGCGCACAGCCCCTCGAGCACCATCCGGACCTCGGTGATCTCGATGGCCTCGGCGAGGGACACGGCGCGGACGCGGGCGCCGCGGTTCTGGACGCGCTCGATGAGGCCCTCGTTGGTCAGTTCGAGCAGGGCGGCGCGGACCGCGGCGCGTCCGGCCCCGAACCGGTCGGACAGGTCGGCCTCGATCAGCCGCTGGTTCGGGACGAACTCGCCGGCGAGAATCGCGTCCCGGATGCGGGCGGCCACCGGGGCGGTCGGGCTGGTCTCCGGCACGGACCCTCCAGATTGTCGCCAATTTTGTTGATGACCTAGCCTAACCGGTGACG
The nucleotide sequence above comes from Actinomadura algeriensis. Encoded proteins:
- a CDS encoding GntR family transcriptional regulator, with the translated sequence MPETSPTAPVAARIRDAILAGEFVPNQRLIEADLSDRFGAGRAAVRAALLELTNEGLIERVQNRGARVRAVSLAEAIEITEVRMVLEGLCAAKAAERATDADIADLRSIGEDMRAAVASGDVFGYSGLNQRLHGRVREISGQGTAADVLERLRAQNVRHQFRLAMHPGRPQTSLPEHLAIIEAIAARDTAGAERAARAHLGSVLETLPKVLPDDNR